In a genomic window of Alphaproteobacteria bacterium:
- a CDS encoding calcium-binding protein — translation MASISTTTNSSGLFSTDVTWFDDAEYDVGDYFSYHFEEAVYDIFAGNGDVDYYSNNYLAVYLYGAGGYAELTGSGFLGYSGTVSTMDFSGGGGSFYFTGSMSWNMSGVTRATIKSLDISYGSDRVIMEGSLKIDSNGVSGTLSRYVTITHGLTSEYLGSFSVATGTGTLTKITLSDSSGQSISVSGSFSAQAYFAARDIASTPADLLNTAALFSGDDTFTVPDSAHQWHGFGGRDKMTGGIFADDLYGDDANDTLTGLGGNDWLDGGTGDDTLDGGTGDDSMTGGTGNDKYVVDSSADIIIEQSGEGTDTISSSTSFDMSANAQNVEILILTGTGNIDATGNGGNNTITGNAGNNRIDGGAGADKMAGGAGNDTYVVDDAGDTVTDTAGIDTVEASISWTLGTNLEILLLTGTGDINGTGNTGINTITGNDGSNTLNGGTGADTLIGGLGDDFYVVDNSGDMVSENASGGTDTVFAAATYTLGAEIENLILTGTRAANGTGNAGANTLTGNSGANTLDGGAGADYMSGGGGNDTYIISDLGDVAVETSAAGGTDTVRSAFDYTLDTYFENLVLTGAARVGTGNALANTITGTSGNDTLDGLGGADKLIGGAGDDSYYIDNTRDMASEGTGAGYDAVFSTVDFTLGANIESLALSGAAVKGTGNTLDNLITGNAGNNTLSGMTGNDTLDGGAGADTLIGGTGADTFRFTATDGVSDTVTDFNRSQGDKLDIKDLLAGFDPLSSDITQFVRIDTVGTNSVLFVDADGGGDGFVQMATLSRATGLEDEAALLSAGVLVAS, via the coding sequence ATGGCCAGCATTTCGACAACCACCAATTCCAGCGGGCTTTTTTCCACGGATGTCACATGGTTCGATGATGCCGAATATGATGTCGGCGATTATTTCTCGTACCATTTCGAGGAAGCCGTGTATGACATTTTCGCGGGCAACGGCGATGTGGATTATTATTCCAATAACTACCTTGCCGTTTATCTTTATGGCGCGGGCGGATACGCAGAGCTGACGGGATCGGGATTCCTGGGTTATAGCGGCACGGTTTCGACCATGGATTTTTCAGGAGGTGGCGGCTCGTTCTACTTCACCGGATCGATGTCGTGGAATATGAGCGGCGTCACGCGCGCCACCATCAAGTCGCTCGACATCTCTTACGGCAGCGACCGCGTCATCATGGAAGGCAGCCTGAAAATCGACTCCAACGGCGTTTCCGGCACGCTGAGCCGCTATGTCACCATCACACACGGCCTGACGTCTGAATATCTCGGCAGCTTTTCCGTCGCAACAGGCACGGGCACACTGACCAAAATCACCCTGTCAGATTCCAGCGGACAATCGATTTCCGTCAGCGGCAGCTTCTCCGCGCAGGCCTATTTCGCCGCGCGCGACATCGCCTCGACTCCTGCGGATTTGCTCAACACCGCCGCGCTTTTCAGCGGCGACGACACCTTCACGGTTCCCGACAGCGCGCATCAATGGCACGGCTTTGGCGGGCGCGACAAAATGACGGGCGGCATTTTCGCCGACGACCTGTATGGCGATGACGCCAACGACACCCTGACCGGCCTCGGCGGTAACGACTGGCTCGACGGCGGCACCGGCGACGACACGCTCGATGGCGGCACCGGCGATGACTCCATGACCGGCGGCACTGGCAACGACAAATACGTCGTCGACAGTTCAGCCGATATTATCATCGAGCAATCGGGCGAAGGCACGGACACTATCTCCTCCTCCACCAGCTTCGATATGTCTGCAAATGCGCAGAACGTCGAAATCCTCATCCTGACCGGCACCGGCAATATCGACGCGACAGGCAACGGCGGCAACAACACCATCACAGGCAACGCCGGCAATAACCGCATCGACGGCGGCGCAGGCGCGGATAAAATGGCCGGCGGCGCGGGCAACGACACCTATGTGGTCGACGACGCAGGCGACACCGTGACCGACACCGCAGGCATCGACACGGTCGAGGCGTCGATTTCCTGGACCCTTGGCACCAACCTTGAAATCCTGTTGCTGACCGGCACGGGCGACATCAACGGCACAGGCAATACGGGCATCAACACCATCACCGGCAACGACGGCAGCAACACGCTGAACGGCGGCACGGGGGCGGATACGCTCATCGGCGGCCTCGGCGACGACTTCTATGTCGTCGACAATTCGGGTGATATGGTGAGCGAGAACGCATCCGGCGGCACCGACACCGTTTTCGCCGCCGCCACCTACACGCTCGGCGCGGAAATCGAAAACCTCATCCTGACCGGCACGCGCGCAGCGAATGGCACCGGCAATGCAGGCGCCAACACCCTGACCGGCAACAGCGGCGCGAACACGCTGGATGGCGGCGCGGGCGCGGATTACATGAGCGGCGGCGGCGGCAATGACACCTATATCATCAGCGACCTGGGCGATGTGGCGGTCGAAACCTCCGCAGCAGGCGGCACGGATACGGTCCGCAGCGCGTTTGACTATACGCTCGACACTTACTTTGAAAACCTCGTCCTGACCGGCGCGGCGCGGGTTGGCACGGGCAACGCGCTCGCCAACACCATCACCGGCACCTCCGGCAACGACACGCTCGACGGCCTCGGCGGCGCGGACAAGCTGATCGGCGGCGCGGGCGACGACAGCTATTACATCGACAACACGCGCGACATGGCCAGCGAAGGTACCGGCGCAGGCTATGACGCCGTGTTCAGCACCGTCGACTTCACGCTGGGCGCGAATATCGAATCCCTCGCCCTGTCGGGCGCGGCGGTAAAGGGAACGGGTAATACGCTCGACAACCTCATCACCGGCAACGCCGGCAATAATACGCTGAGCGGCATGACCGGAAATGACACGCTGGATGGCGGCGCGGGTGCAGACACGTTGATCGGCGGCACGGGCGCGGACACCTTCCGCTTCACGGCGACAGACGGCGTATCCGACACCGTGACCGATTTCAACCGCAGCCAGGGCGACAAGCTGGACATCAAAGACCTGCTTGCCGGTTTTGACCCGCTCTCCAGCGACATCACACAATTCGTGCGCATCGACACCGTCGGCACAAACAGCGTGCTGTTCGTCGATGCCGATGGCGGGGGTGACGGTTTTGTGCAGATGGCCACCCTCAGCCGTGCAACCGGGCTTGAGGACGAAGCCGCCCTGCTCTCCGCAGGGGTGCTGGTCGCCAGCTAG